The following are encoded together in the Vigna angularis cultivar LongXiaoDou No.4 chromosome 9, ASM1680809v1, whole genome shotgun sequence genome:
- the LOC108346959 gene encoding reticulon-like protein B12: protein MGSSDRLFNRQRTLHEILGGGQVADLILWRRKNQTMGILLVTLAVWVVFERSGYTLLSLVSNVFLLLIVILFLWAKSAAILNRPAPPLPQLHLSEEIANEVTAFIRTRVNDLLSVSQDIALGKDSKLFLKVAAYLWLISIIGGFTDFLTLAYTSLFIVLTVPAIYERYEVYIDMYILKGYRKLCFLHVKINEKYVRRVHNWILEKKKLS from the exons ATGGGTTCCTCAGATCGATTGTTCAATCGGCAAAGAACTCTCCATGAGATCCTTGGTGGGGGTCAAG TTGCAGATTTAATACTGTGGAGACGGAAGAACCAAACGATGGGGATATTGTTGGTGACACTAGCTGTTTGGGTTGTGTTTGAAAGATCTGGTTATACTCTTCTGTCTCTTGTTTCCAATGTTTTCCTCCTCCTCATTGTCATTCTTTTCCTTTGGGCCAAGTCAGCTGCGATTCTCAACAG ACCTGCACCACCTCTACCACAGTTGCATCTGTCAGAGGAAATAGCAAACGAAGTGACAGCTTTTATCCGCACAAGAGTTAATGATTTGTTATCAGTTTCTCAAGATATTGCCCTTGGTAAAGACTCAAAGCTGTTCTTGAAAGTAGCTGCATACCTCTGGCTAATTTCCATTATTGGTGGCTTCACCGATTTCCTTACCCTGGCATATACCA GTCTTTTTATTGTTCTTACAGTACCAGCAATCTATGAAAGATATGAAGTATACATAGACATGTATATTTTGAAGGGTTACAGAAAACTGTGCTTTTTACATGtgaaaataaatgagaaataCGTCAGAAGAGTCCACAACTGGATTCTGGAGAAGAAAAAGCTGAGCTGA
- the LOC128193934 gene encoding uncharacterized protein LOC128193934, whose translation MNDQRHRDLPRTPQYVHYTPLNAPRARVMEEALRADLLTLTQSPTPKGADGRKHCQYHQNLGHTTEDCITLKDKLESLIQAGHLRGYVQGKRPSPIGCFGRPSKRSNHFKRDDRQKKDRRSRSRSREQPLRGVINTISGGFAGGGPSTSTRKRHLRSLHSVNPVEMVRRSMPSITFSNEDFHAPDPNQNDPMVITAVISRYNVGKVLVDQGSSTNILYWKNFQQMDISEDMIMLFHEQILGFAGERVDTRGYVDLRMCLGTKKDAKELKIRFLLVEANTSYNVLLGCPCLNAFGAIVSTPHLTLKYPSDSGKIWVVRADQKVARECYVAGLRIKPWISTKKVKRSEVAMVELDPRVNTEDRMEPLGKVQPFILGTTEEQNTTIGRSLTEAQSRAIG comes from the coding sequence ATGAATGACCAGAGGCATAGAGACCTCCCTAGGACGCCTCAATACGTCCATTATACACCCTTGAATGCACCTAGAGCAAGGGTGATGGAAGAAGCGCTAAGGGCCGATTTGTTAACTTTAACTCAATCGCCTACTCCCAAGGGAGCTGATGGACGGAAGCATTGTCAATATCATCAGAACTTGGGACACACTACAGAGGATTGTATAACCTTGAAGGATAAGTTAGAAAGTTTGATACAGGCAGGACATTTACGAGGGTATGTGCAGGGCAAGAGACCAAGCCCTATAGGATGTTTCGGGCGTCCATCCAAAAGGAGTAACCACTTCAAGAGAGACGATCGGCAAAAGAAGGATCGGAGGAGTCGGAGTAGGAGCAGAGAACAACCCTTGAGAGGCGTTATTAACACTATTTCAGGAGGATTTGCTGGTGGCGGACCTTCGACATCGACACGAAAACGACACTTGAGAAGTCTGCACAGCGTTAATCCTGTAGAGATGGTGAGAAGGTCAATGCCGAGCATTACGTTTTCAAATGAAGATTTTCATGCTCCTGACCCTAATCAAAACGACCCTATGGTCATAACGGCGGTAATTTCCCGATACAATGTGGGAAAGGTCCTAGTGGACCAGGGAAGTTCGACCAACATTTTATATTGGAAGAATTTTCAGCAGATGGATATATCGGAGGATATGATCATGCTGTTTCACGAACAAATTTTAGGATTCGCGGGGGAAAGAGTAGACACGAGGGGTTACGTCGACCTAAGAATGTGCTTAGGGACGAAGAAAGATGCTAAGGAGTTGAAGATCAGGTTTCTACTGGTGGAAGCCAATACCTCATACAATGTTTTGCTCGGTTGTCCGTGTTTGAATGCTTTCGGGGCCATTGTTTCCACTCCCCATTTGACGTTAAAATATCCATCTGACAGTGGAAAAATCTGGGTTGTTCGAGCAGATCAGAAGGTGGCTAGGGAGTGTTATGTCGCGGGGTTAAGGATAAAACCCTGGATTTCGACTAAGAAGGTTAAGCGTTCGGAGGTGGCCATGGTAGAACTGGATCCTAGAGTTAATACAGAAGACCGAATGGAGCCGTTGGGAAAGGTACAACCTTTCATACTAGGGACGACAGAAGAGCAGAATACTACCATTGGCCGAAGCCTTACAGAGGCCCAGAGCCGAGCGATTGGTTGA